The uncultured Paludibaculum sp. sequence AGATACGCTCGCAACGGGTGCCCGCTTACTGACGTGCGCGGTTCGCAGCGCGGCGGAGACCCCTCCCTGACGGTTGGGGTTCGTAGCGCGGCTTCCTCCACTTTGGCGGGCCTCAGGGCCATACGGGACTTCGTTGAAGACGCGCGAGCAGCCCGTCACTTGAGCCCCGCTCACGAAGACCGGCCATGTTGGCACTTAGTCAGTCCTCAATGCGGAAGTGCTGCTTCGCGTTTGCGTAACGAGCTACGGCCGGGGCAAATTCCTGCTCGACGATGCGGCGATCGAGGGGATTGCCCAGGGCGTCGCGCAGAGAGTGGAGCGTCAGGTCGCGCGGAGCGATGGCCAGCGCCAGGTCTGGCAGGTCGAACTCGCTGAGAACCCCGGGAACGACACTGCCGATCCGGTCCTTGTGGACCTTGGCCCGCGCCAGCGTCATGAAGGAGGCCATCATCTCTTTCACCGTCGCGGAGGCAATACGCGGCTCCAGTGCCGTCGCATAGAGAGCGATCATCCCGCCATCGCGGATGCCCGTGATGCTGATCTTTGAGGGATCCACTCCAGGACGCGTACGCAGGAAGTCGTAAGCCCGCAGCGCCTCCAGGGTCTGGATGCCCGGCAGCGGCCGGCCGATGAGCATCGCCCGCTGGGCCAACTGCCAGTCGCCGGAGTAGCCGCTCTTGCCGGCGGGCGGCGCGCTTTCGCCCCAGCCGCTGAGATCGATGGCCAGCACTGTGGTGCCCTTCGCCACCAGTCCGTCGATGCCGGCTGTGTCCGTGCCCTTGCCCCGCGAGTCCAGCCAAAGGACGGCCGGGTGTTGCCCCGTCGCGGTTGGTTCAAAGAGAACAGCGGCGACGTGCAGGCCGGGCTGCGTCTCCAGCAGAAGCTTCGTCACCCGGGCCTCCGTCTGGCGACTGGTTTCCACCTCGGTCGCAGCCGGCACACTGGCTCGGGCCGGAAGGTCCAGGACCCGAACCAGTGTCTTGCGCACAGCCGCCGCGTCCGCACGCAGGGCTGAGCGCCCGGCAAATTGCTGCTCCGCGCGTTTCAGGTTAAGGGAGTAAACAGTCTCGCCGCCCAGCGAAGTGGCCAACTGTCCGGTGGGGGTCGCGTTGAGGTTCGCCTCCGGTTCGGTGGGGAACTGAGGTTCGGCTCCGTCGTCTTCCCTGCCCTGCAGCCACTTCGTCAACCAGCGGTAGGTCGCTTCGCGGCGGGGCTTGCTCCAGCCGTGCGGGTCGTCGTATTCGAAGAAGCCGGCGTGGACCTCGGCATCGGCCAGGCTGAAAACCTTCTTTGTCTCGGCAAAGGTAGCGCGGGCGCCGGCGATGGGGAAGAAGTCCTGGATTCCGGTGAGCATCGTCACCGGCTTGGGGGCGAAGGCCAGCATGAAGTCGCCGAAGTCATATCCGGCGCTGAGGAAACCGGGGAAGTCCTGCTCGGCGTCCTGGGGTCCGGGCACGGTCCAGAGCTGTTCCCATCCGGTCATGTAGCAGGAGATGACTGAGGCAGCCAGCCTGGGCTCCACGACGGAGAGATAGGCGGACTGGGTGCCGCCGCCGGAGTTGCCGGCGACTCCGATCCGTTTGGGATCGACGTCCTTCCGGGTGAGCAGGTAGTCGAAAGCGCGGATGCCATCCCACGCCTCATAGCGTGCGAACGTGGAGCCGGTGAGCAGGCACTGAGTCCCGGCCATGTCGTGCTGGCGGGTCCCGATCGAGACGATGGACTTGCCCAGCACTTTGTCGAAGTACTCGCTACGTTCGCCCTGGCCGGGCGGATCGAAAGCAAGCACCAGAAAGCCGCGCTTGGCCAACCCGATCCAGGCGTATTGATAGGTGGCGATCGCCTTGCCCGTGGCGCTATGGCCAGCGGTGCCCAGGACCGCCGGGAAGGGCGGCTGCGCATTCAACGGGCTATAGACGTTGGCCGTCACATAGAAGCCGGGCATGCTCTCGAAGATGAGGTGCTCGACGCGGTAGCCGTCCCGGGTGAAGCCGCCGGTGATCCTGGCGTTCAGCGGGGTCTTGGCCGGGAATCCGCCCATCGCCTGAGTCAGCCAACCGCGGAACTCCTGCTGGCGGCGTTCCAGATCCCTGGCGTTGCGCAAGGCCGCGATCCTGGCATGGCGCGCATTCCAGTGGACACTCGCCTCGCGCGTGAGATAGTCCGCCAACTCCTGGGGGAGCCGGTCGCCGGTGGTGACCCGCAAGTCGGCGGCCGCCAGAGAGGCGGCCGCCACGATGAGGATGGACAGGAAGCGGATCAAAGTTGGTCTCCCGATCAGAACTCGAACCTGAGAGCGATCTGCACAATGCGAGGATCGCCCGCGCTCTCGATGCGGCCAAAGCGGGTAGTGCTGTTGGCCGAGGCGTAGGGCGTGCTCAGGTTGACATTATTAAACGCGTTGAAGAACTCGCCGCGCAACTGGGCCCGGACGCGGTCGTTGATGGGAATGATCTTCACGGCCGACAGGTCGAAGTTGACCGACCGGGGGCCACGCAGCAGGTTGCGGGGCGAATTCCCGAAAGTGCCGAGGGTGGCCAAGGTGAACGCCGAGGTGTTGAAGTAGCGGGCGATGCGATCGGCCTTGGAGCGATCGCCGCTCAAATTCGGGTCGCCCACGATATCGGCATAGTCCTGGCCGATGCTGCTGAGAGCACGGTCGGTTCCGGAGCGGACGGTATACGGGAAGCCGCTGCGCATTGTGGCAATACCGGAGGTCTGCCAACCGCCCAGGATGGCCTTGAGCGCCGCGGGCCCTGTCTTCCATTCGGGTAGGTTCCAGACCCAGGAGGAGACCAGGCGGTGTGTGTTGTCGAAGTCCGACACGGCCCGGCCGGAGCGGCGGTCGTAGGGGATGGCGATGGAGGTGCTCTGGCCGGGCGTGGTGTCGTCGCTCAGCTCATCGATCGACTTCGACCATGTGTAGTTCGCCTCGATGCTGAAGCCCTTGGACAGGCGGCGTTCGACCGAGAACTGGAAGCCGTGATAGCTGGAACTGCTGCCCGAATCGGCGACGAGGACGGAGTTGTAGTCGCGGTAGGGGCGGCGCGATTGAATATTGCCGGACGTGGCGCCGGCGGCGTAACGAGCCCAGTTGGTGTCGTAGTTGTAGGACAGGCGCCGGCCGAGATTCGCGATGTAGCTGGCGCGGGCGAGCAGGCCGCTGAAGACTTCGTGTTCGACTGTGAAGTTGAGGGATTCCTGGTAGCTGGGTTTGAATCCGCTGGAGAACGCTCCGAAGGTGCCGAGCGGTGTCACGAAGGACGAGTTGGCGGGCGGGTCGAACGGAGCAAACGACTGTGGAAACGGGTTCGGCGTGGTGGCGTAGGGATTGTTGAACTTGACGCCGTTCAGGGTAATCTGCGGGCTGAACGGCGCGGAGTTGACGAAGCCGTTGTAGAGGACGGTGAACTGAGGATTCCAGAACAGGCCGGCTCCGCCGCGCAGCACGGTACGGCCACCGCCGGGCCGCCAGGCATAACCGAAGCGGGGCGCGAAGGCCTGTTTGAAGCTGTCGAAGCCGCCCATGGGGCAACTGGGGTCGCCGGCGTTCAGATAGCCGTTGGGCGCATTCGGGAAACGGGTGGACTGGACGCCCGGGGCGAAGCATTGCGTGCGGCCGATCGAATCCTGATACGGCAGAAACGGCTCCCACCGGACGCCCAGGTTCAGAGTCAGGTTGGTGGTGACACGCCAATCGTCCTGGACGAAGAGGCCGATGCGGTGGCCATTGAGGTCCTTATACTCGCCGCCGCCCTGCCAGAACTGGTAGACCTCGCCTTGCATGAAGTCGGCCATGGGGTCGCCGGTGATGGAGCCATTGAAGTCGAAGTTGCCCATGGTACGGAAGTCATTGGTGATGTTGTTGCTCACGTGCAGATACTCACCGCCGATCTTGAGCTGGTGGCTACCCAGCATCCAGGTGAGCGTGTCGGAGACATGGTAGTCGCGGTCGTTCTTGTCGTAGTTCCAACCGGGCCGGGCGAGGAAGTAGTTGCTGACGTTGACATAGACCGACGCCGGATCCTTCACGGCGATGCCGGCCACGCCGGCTTTGGCAAAGTCGATGGGCAGTTCGACAGAAGCCCAGTCGTTGAAGGTGCGGCGGCTGCGGATGGCAAAGGTGCCGTTGTTGATGATGTTCGGTGAGATCACCCAGACGTCGCTGAAGGTCCAGTGGGAATAAGGTTGGGTCGAGCGCCCGACGTCCGAGGTGAACATGGAGGCGAGATCGCCGGTATCACCGGTGAAGGGCCGCGTGAAGGTGCGTCGGAAGTAGCGGCCGGAGAAGCGATGGGTGGACCAATTGTAGTCGGCGCGGGCCGTGTACTCATCCTCCACCGGCTTGCTCTGATAACCGGTGAAGCGTTCGCCGGTAGGTGTGGAGGGCACAGGTATGTATTGCAGCAGAGCCTGGGAGACGGAACTCAGCCGGCTGACCGGAATCTGGTTGCCCGGGAAGGGCTGTTTGGTGAGAGGGTCGGTGATCGATTTCGTCAGGCTGGAAAAGTCGCCGTTGCGCATGGCCTGCGTAGGCAGGAACTGGCGGGTGAGCTGCGGATCGGTGCGCAGGCGGGTGCCCTGGTAGCCGAAGAAGAAGAACGCCTTGTTCTTGACGATGGGCCCACCGAGAGTGCCACCGAACTGCGACCGCTTCAGATTGTCTCGCTTGGCCGCAAAGAAGTTGCGTGCGTTGAAGACGCCGTTGCGCAGGAATTCGAAGGCCGACCCGTGGAACTGGTTGGTGCCGGACTTGGTGATGACGCTGACCACGGCTCCGGTGGCGTTGCCGTACTCGGCGGTGAAATTGTTCTTCTGGATGCTGAACTCCTGCACGGCGTCGGGATTTGGGAACAGGCCGCTGTTGTTGCGGTAGGAGTCAGTGTTCATGCCACCGTCCAGCATGTAGAAGATGCCGTTGCCGCGGCTGCCGTTGACGGAGTAGGCATTGCCTTCACTGGAGGAGGAACTTCTGGGGATCACACCGGCCTGAATGGCGACCAGTTGGGTGACGTCGCGTCCATTCAGCGGGAGATTGACAATGCGCTGCTGGTCGACCATGCCGCGCAGCGAGCCAGTTTGCGTTTCGAGCAGTGGAGCGGAGGCCGTCACCTCCACCGCCTCTGAGACGGCGCCCACCTGGAGCGTGATGTCGACAGTGACCGTGGTGTCCACCGTCAACGTCAACCCGGTGCGGGTGTGCGACTGAAAGCCTTTCGCCTTGGTCTCCAGCTTGTATTCGCCGACAGGCAGCAGCGGCAGGGCGTAGGTGCCGTCGGAGAGTGTCGGGCGCGTGAGCTCGAAACCCGTCTGCACGTTCACGGCTGTAACCTCGGCTCCGGGGACCGAAGCTCCGGAGCTGTCCTTGACCGTGCCTGCGATCCGGCCACTCGCCTGGGCCCGGAGATCACGCACCGTCAGCAGTGCCAGCAGCAGAAACAAAACCGGGAATGCCCGGCGGCAGCAAAGACCGTAGAGAAGCGCCACGCGTTGATGCATGCCCAAGTGACGGGCGGCGCGGTGCGATTTCAGGGTCCCACGTTGAAACAATTTTGTTATGCGACCCTGAATCTGCGGGGGCTCATTCGTCTGTATGTTTGCAGTCCAGCAGGATTGTGTCTGAGGTCGACTCTTGGATGACAGCACGGCCATGCCCCTGGTAGTGAGCAGGGAGATCAGTTCAGGCGTGGAGCAGGATCCGGATCAACTCGTCGCCGATCTGTACACGGTGCACGCATCAGGCTTGCACCGTTACCTTCTGTTGACCGGCAGCAGGCCGGCGGACGCCGACGAACTGCTGCAGGACGCATTCCTACGCCTGTTCCGTTGCGTGCGCGATGGCGAACAAATCGAGAAGCCAAAGGCCTGGCTGATCAGGACGCTGCAGAACCTGCGGACCGATTGGGCGCGCAGGGAGTCCGGACACGGCCTGCTGATGCGCAACGTGGGGGCGCGCGGCGACCTGGCGTGGAGCAGTCCAGACCGGGGTCCCGAGGCGGCGATGATCGATCATCAGCGCTTCGAACGGCTGCGCGCGGCGATGGGCAGCCTGACGGAGAGACAACACCAGTATGTACTTATGCGGTCGGAAGGAATGACGTTGCGGGAGATCGCGTCGGTGCACGGCGTGACCGTCCAGTCGGTGGCCGAAACGTGCGCGCGAGCCATAGAAAGGTTGGGGAAGCTGACCAATGAGTGAATCCAGGCACGATTCCAGGCACCCCAGCCCGGCTGAACTGCTGCTGCACCTGGAGGAGCCGCAGCCCCGAATCCAGAACCACCTACGGGACTGCCCAGAGTGCCGGACTCGTCTGGCGGAAGTGGCGGCGGGCGATGCGAACCTGGCCGAGTGGCGCAGCCTGCACGCCCGGCAGGCGCCGCCGCCTCCCCCGCTCACCATTCTGCGGGCACGGATGCGAGCGGAGTCTTCGTGGCTATCGAGATGGCGGCGCGCCCGTCCATGGGTCCGCTGGGCGCCAGTTGTGGCGGTGGGCGCCGTGGCCGCCTGCCTGTTGCTCATCTTTGATGCGAATGGAATCTGGAATCCGGCTGCCGTGGAAGCATCCGAACTCTTGCGCCACGCCAGCGAGCAGGTGCAGAAAGCGCGTTCCTCGACGAATCCGAATGCCCCGAGGCGGTACCTGATCCGGAGGGGCGGGCAGGAAATCCAAAGGTTCGACGCCGCCAAGCTGCGGCTGGCGCGCCTGGACTGGAACGATCCGCTGAACCCGGACGACTATGCGCAGTGGCGGGCGGAGCAGGCGGACAAGAGAGACACCATCACCCGCGGCGACGGCTGGGTGCGGCTGTCTACGACAGTGCTGGGCGGGCGTGAGATCGAGTCGGCCTCCATCACCTTGAACAGCCAGGACTGGCACCCGCGCACCCGCAGCGTTCATTTCCGCGGCGAGGACGAGATCGAGGTATCGGTGGCGCCGGCGGAGTCCGAAGTCAGTAACGCGGGGCCGCAGGATGCCACGGCCGCGGACACCTCGGCCGCGGTGCGCGCGCCGGTGGAGGGCGAGGCGGCAGAGGTACCCGAGTCGGAGATTCTGCTGTGGGAGGCCCTGCATGTAACCGGAGCCGATGTGCAGGGTGCGGCCCAGTTGAAGAGGCAGGAAGGCGTCGTCTGCTATGAGGTATGGTCCGACGGTGAGGCGCGGGATCGCGTCAAACAGGCCATGGAGGCGATTCCCGACTCCACGGAGTGCCGCCACGCGGCAGGCGTCGTGCGGGAGAAGGTGCTGGAGCCGCTTTCAGATGACGAGGGCGAAACGCCGGCGATGGGCGCGCTGACCCAACATCTCGGGGGCAAGGAGCGAGCCAACCGCTATCTGGACGACGTCACGCGGCGTTATGTCGGGCTGCTGGCCCGCGTGATGGCTCTCGATAGGTACCTGCGCTGGTTCACGCCCACTCGCGTGCGGGGTTTGGATGCCGTGAGACGCAAGCGGGTGGAGGCCATTGCACTGGATGACGCAGCCATGATCCGCAACGAAGCGTCCGAGTATCTGCGGCTGCTGTCCGAGGGCTTGGCCGCGGCCGGTCTGAATCATCGGCCCCCCGAGGGGGCTTCGACCGCCCGGGCTCCAACGGGCTGCTTCAGCGCGTCGGCGACCGCTTCGCTCGCGGAAGACCTGAGGGCTCTGCAACGCGGATTCTCGGGCCTGTTCGTCACCTCGCCGGAGAACACGGCGACCGTAGACAGTACAGACCGGGCACGGGCGGCACTGGCGCGGCGGCTGGCGGGTCTTTGTATGCCGTGATCCCGATGCCCGGGCGTCGATCCGGCATGGCCGGGTCTGTGACGTCCGGCACGGTGAGCGGCCCTGATTGCAAGTCGAGGTGGTACCCTGTCCTCTATGCGCGGAACAAGGCTGGGGGGTTGTCTGGCGATCCTGCTAGCCGGCGCTCCCGTGTGCGTTCTGCGGGCCCAGGATTACGCCACTATCTCGGGCCGGGTGCGGGACTCCAACGGTTCCATGATTCCGAGGGCTGGCTTGCTGGTCTGGAATCAGGAGACCGGCATGAGCAGAACCGGCCACTCGGATGACACCGGGCAGTACACCTTCAACAGCCTGCAGCCCGGGCTCTACACGGTGAGTGTCTCCGCGTACGGGTTCCGCAGCCTCACACGGACCAACATCCGCCTGGGCGTCTCGGAGCGGGCCTCGCTCGATGTGATGCTGCAGATCGGCCGTCTGGAAGAGAGCATCACGGTCAGCTCTGACGAGGTCGCACTGCCGGCGACATCGGGCACTCTGCGAGGTTCCGTGGATCAGCGCCGAATCGAAGATCTGCCGTTGAACGGACGCGACATCACGCAGCTTGTCATGACGCAGGCAGGCGTGGTGGCCGGCAACAAGTCGCAGACCGAGGGGAACGGATATGTCGTCAACGGCAGCCGCCAGAACGGGGTTCACTACACCCTGGATGGAGGCACAAACACGGACTCCTACCGGCACCAGAGCGGGGTCTTCCCAAACGCCTCCGCCATCGCAGAGGTGGTGATCGATCGGGGCAACCTCAGCGCGGAATTTGGAAACACCGTAGGCACCGTAGTGAGTGTGGTGACGCGATCGGGCACCAATCGGCTGCATGGCTCGGCGTTCGATTACGGCCGGAACGCGGCGCTGAATGCGCGCGATTTCTTCGCCGCCACGCGGGACAATCTCAAGCGCTCACAGTTCGGCGGTACGCTGGGTGGGCCCATCATCCGCCGGCGCCTCTTCTTCTTTGGCAGCTACCAGGGGACGCGTGGCCGGGCCGAATCGCAGCTCACGCGGCAGTTTCTGCCCACACCGGCCAACCGGCTTGGCGATTTCTCGACCGCCCCTGCCCCGATTGCCGATCCGGCAGCCGAGTCCCCTTTTCCTGGAAGCCGCATCCCCGTCAACCGCCTGAGCCCGGTTTCCCGGGCATTGCTGCAGTACATCGCGGTGCCAGATTCGCCCAGCGGCGAGCGACAGGTAAGCATCCGGGAGAGGACCAATGAAGACGAGTACACGGCACGCATCGACTACGACACGTTGGCGCACCGCATTACGGGACATGTGTTCCGGCGTGGACTGGAGTCGCCATTCTCCGGGAACACACAGGACCTGGCCTCCATGTTCGCGACCGGCGTGGGCCGGTCGGATCAACCCTACTTTCATGCCACCCTGGGCGATACCTGGCTGGTATCCGGAACGATGATTCACAGCGCGACTTTCACCGTCCGCCACCGACGCACGCTGAACGACTGGAACTCGGTCCGGCTCCCCATCGACTTCGCGAGGGCCGGCGTCCACGGGATCGCGGTGAAGGACCCGGCCGCTATGTACGTCAATGTCAGCGGAGACTTCACGGCCAGGCCCGGCTGGAACTACGATAAGCGCGACCGGGATTACCACTTCGCCGACAGCCTGAGTTGGATGGCCGGCCGCCACGAATTCAAGGCAGGTGGGGAACTGCTGCGCCTGAGAAACCACATTCAGAACGATTTCCGCACCATGGGCAACTTCGACTTCAATGGCGCGGCGACGGGCGACCCGATGGCTGATTTCCTGCTGGGCGAGGTGTACCAGTTCTGGCAGGGCGGCGGTGAGCACAAGGAACTGACCGGGTTGCGGACCGCGCTCTATGTTCAGGACTCATGGCGCGTCACCAGCCGGCTGACGCTGAGTGGCGGACTGCGCTGGGACCCAATCCTGCCTTTCCGGGAATCTCTGGGCCGTATCCAGTGCTTTGTTCCGAACGAGCAATCGGAACGTTTTCCCAAGGCCCCGAGGGGCTATCTGAACGCGGGCGACAAGAGGTGCCCCCAGGGAGGCTTCGACGAGTACCGGAAGTCGCTGGCACCCAGGCTGGGTTTCGCCTGGAGACCGGGCGGGCGCGCGCTGGTGATTCGCGGTGGAGCCGGTGTCTTCTGGGTGCCGCAATTCACCATGCTCTATAACGGCTTCGTCAACTCGGCGCCCTTCAGCCCACAGGTGACCCGCAACGGCGTCCCGTTCGACGATCCGTATCGCAACGCGACCAACCCCTTCCCTTCTTCGTTCGCGCCATTTCTGCCGGAGCGGGAGGTGGCGTTCTCCACGCCAATGGGCCAGTTTGGGACGTTCGCATCCGGCTTCCGGCCCGGTTACTCCGAGGCTCTCAATCTGACAGTGGAGCAGCCCTTTGGCAAATCGTGGCTGGGGCGCGCGTCGTACGTGGGCAACCTGGGCCGCAACCTCTCCTATGCGTACGATCTGAACTACGCGCGGTATGGCACCGGCGCGACGAGTTCAAATCTGCAGCAGAGGCGCCCCTACGGTGACTTCGCGAGCATTGTGGTGTCGGAATCCGGTGCGACTTCGAGTTATCACGCGCTGGAGACGTCGGTGTCGCGGCGGGCGCCGGCGGGCCTGGTGGTGGAGGCCAATTACACCTGGTCGAAGGCCATCGACGAGAACTCAGAGGACTCGATCCCCGGCCAAAG is a genomic window containing:
- a CDS encoding acetylxylan esterase, which codes for MIRFLSILIVAAASLAAADLRVTTGDRLPQELADYLTREASVHWNARHARIAALRNARDLERRQQEFRGWLTQAMGGFPAKTPLNARITGGFTRDGYRVEHLIFESMPGFYVTANVYSPLNAQPPFPAVLGTAGHSATGKAIATYQYAWIGLAKRGFLVLAFDPPGQGERSEYFDKVLGKSIVSIGTRQHDMAGTQCLLTGSTFARYEAWDGIRAFDYLLTRKDVDPKRIGVAGNSGGGTQSAYLSVVEPRLAASVISCYMTGWEQLWTVPGPQDAEQDFPGFLSAGYDFGDFMLAFAPKPVTMLTGIQDFFPIAGARATFAETKKVFSLADAEVHAGFFEYDDPHGWSKPRREATYRWLTKWLQGREDDGAEPQFPTEPEANLNATPTGQLATSLGGETVYSLNLKRAEQQFAGRSALRADAAAVRKTLVRVLDLPARASVPAATEVETSRQTEARVTKLLLETQPGLHVAAVLFEPTATGQHPAVLWLDSRGKGTDTAGIDGLVAKGTTVLAIDLSGWGESAPPAGKSGYSGDWQLAQRAMLIGRPLPGIQTLEALRAYDFLRTRPGVDPSKISITGIRDGGMIALYATALEPRIASATVKEMMASFMTLARAKVHKDRIGSVVPGVLSEFDLPDLALAIAPRDLTLHSLRDALGNPLDRRIVEQEFAPAVARYANAKQHFRIED
- a CDS encoding carboxypeptidase regulatory-like domain-containing protein; the encoded protein is MHQRVALLYGLCCRRAFPVLFLLLALLTVRDLRAQASGRIAGTVKDSSGASVPGAEVTAVNVQTGFELTRPTLSDGTYALPLLPVGEYKLETKAKGFQSHTRTGLTLTVDTTVTVDITLQVGAVSEAVEVTASAPLLETQTGSLRGMVDQQRIVNLPLNGRDVTQLVAIQAGVIPRSSSSSEGNAYSVNGSRGNGIFYMLDGGMNTDSYRNNSGLFPNPDAVQEFSIQKNNFTAEYGNATGAVVSVITKSGTNQFHGSAFEFLRNGVFNARNFFAAKRDNLKRSQFGGTLGGPIVKNKAFFFFGYQGTRLRTDPQLTRQFLPTQAMRNGDFSSLTKSITDPLTKQPFPGNQIPVSRLSSVSQALLQYIPVPSTPTGERFTGYQSKPVEDEYTARADYNWSTHRFSGRYFRRTFTRPFTGDTGDLASMFTSDVGRSTQPYSHWTFSDVWVISPNIINNGTFAIRSRRTFNDWASVELPIDFAKAGVAGIAVKDPASVYVNVSNYFLARPGWNYDKNDRDYHVSDTLTWMLGSHQLKIGGEYLHVSNNITNDFRTMGNFDFNGSITGDPMADFMQGEVYQFWQGGGEYKDLNGHRIGLFVQDDWRVTTNLTLNLGVRWEPFLPYQDSIGRTQCFAPGVQSTRFPNAPNGYLNAGDPSCPMGGFDSFKQAFAPRFGYAWRPGGGRTVLRGGAGLFWNPQFTVLYNGFVNSAPFSPQITLNGVKFNNPYATTPNPFPQSFAPFDPPANSSFVTPLGTFGAFSSGFKPSYQESLNFTVEHEVFSGLLARASYIANLGRRLSYNYDTNWARYAAGATSGNIQSRRPYRDYNSVLVADSGSSSSYHGFQFSVERRLSKGFSIEANYTWSKSIDELSDDTTPGQSTSIAIPYDRRSGRAVSDFDNTHRLVSSWVWNLPEWKTGPAALKAILGGWQTSGIATMRSGFPYTVRSGTDRALSSIGQDYADIVGDPNLSGDRSKADRIARYFNTSAFTLATLGTFGNSPRNLLRGPRSVNFDLSAVKIIPINDRVRAQLRGEFFNAFNNVNLSTPYASANSTTRFGRIESAGDPRIVQIALRFEF
- a CDS encoding sigma-70 family RNA polymerase sigma factor, whose amino-acid sequence is MPLVVSREISSGVEQDPDQLVADLYTVHASGLHRYLLLTGSRPADADELLQDAFLRLFRCVRDGEQIEKPKAWLIRTLQNLRTDWARRESGHGLLMRNVGARGDLAWSSPDRGPEAAMIDHQRFERLRAAMGSLTERQHQYVLMRSEGMTLREIASVHGVTVQSVAETCARAIERLGKLTNE
- a CDS encoding carboxypeptidase regulatory-like domain-containing protein, with protein sequence MRGTRLGGCLAILLAGAPVCVLRAQDYATISGRVRDSNGSMIPRAGLLVWNQETGMSRTGHSDDTGQYTFNSLQPGLYTVSVSAYGFRSLTRTNIRLGVSERASLDVMLQIGRLEESITVSSDEVALPATSGTLRGSVDQRRIEDLPLNGRDITQLVMTQAGVVAGNKSQTEGNGYVVNGSRQNGVHYTLDGGTNTDSYRHQSGVFPNASAIAEVVIDRGNLSAEFGNTVGTVVSVVTRSGTNRLHGSAFDYGRNAALNARDFFAATRDNLKRSQFGGTLGGPIIRRRLFFFGSYQGTRGRAESQLTRQFLPTPANRLGDFSTAPAPIADPAAESPFPGSRIPVNRLSPVSRALLQYIAVPDSPSGERQVSIRERTNEDEYTARIDYDTLAHRITGHVFRRGLESPFSGNTQDLASMFATGVGRSDQPYFHATLGDTWLVSGTMIHSATFTVRHRRTLNDWNSVRLPIDFARAGVHGIAVKDPAAMYVNVSGDFTARPGWNYDKRDRDYHFADSLSWMAGRHEFKAGGELLRLRNHIQNDFRTMGNFDFNGAATGDPMADFLLGEVYQFWQGGGEHKELTGLRTALYVQDSWRVTSRLTLSGGLRWDPILPFRESLGRIQCFVPNEQSERFPKAPRGYLNAGDKRCPQGGFDEYRKSLAPRLGFAWRPGGRALVIRGGAGVFWVPQFTMLYNGFVNSAPFSPQVTRNGVPFDDPYRNATNPFPSSFAPFLPEREVAFSTPMGQFGTFASGFRPGYSEALNLTVEQPFGKSWLGRASYVGNLGRNLSYAYDLNYARYGTGATSSNLQQRRPYGDFASIVVSESGATSSYHALETSVSRRAPAGLVVEANYTWSKAIDENSEDSIPGQSASIAVPYDRRAGRALANFDIAHRLAASWVWPIPGLPMDNRWVRSLSRGWVTGGVATWRGGMPFSVRSGTDRALSGVGQDFADLTANPRLPDGRSKQDVIGRYFDTSAFQLAAAGTFGNAPRNLLRGPGLVNFDLMVARELVLRDRVRSQIRAEFFNLMNHAALGNPYSSLNNAVRFGRIESSGPARVIQLALKVNF